The Leptolyngbya subtilissima AS-A7 genome includes a region encoding these proteins:
- the murG gene encoding undecaprenyldiphospho-muramoylpentapeptide beta-N-acetylglucosaminyltransferase, translating to MSTSTQAASPRLLVAASGTGGHLFPAIATAEALRQEGYTIEWLGVPDRLETTLVPKNFPLHTVRMAGFQGRPGLGTVKTIGRFGQATVQVQRLLKQGNFDGVFTTGGYIAAPAIIAARSLGLPAVLHESNALPGKVTRWLSPWCTTVALGFEAARTYLPKAKTVVVGTPVRDEFLTPEPLVLTDPAIPDGVPLIVVVGGSQGAVAVNQLVRAAAPAWIEAGAWIVHQTGSNDPEADSYSHPHYIHRPFFSAMAALMHRATLAIGRSGAGTLTELAISRTPSILIPYPFAAEDHQTVNAKAFVDAHAALMLNQGQIVAPEFQALVLDLLAEPQRLESMAAAAGRLAAADSATKLADLIQQIVLNR from the coding sequence TTGTCTACATCTACCCAAGCGGCATCTCCCCGGCTGCTGGTGGCCGCCAGCGGCACGGGTGGGCACCTGTTCCCGGCAATCGCCACCGCCGAAGCCCTGCGCCAAGAGGGCTACACCATCGAGTGGCTAGGGGTGCCCGATCGCCTCGAAACCACCTTAGTGCCCAAAAACTTTCCGCTCCATACGGTGCGTATGGCAGGGTTTCAGGGCCGACCTGGTCTAGGCACGGTGAAGACGATAGGGCGGTTTGGCCAGGCAACGGTGCAGGTGCAGCGACTGCTCAAACAGGGAAATTTTGACGGAGTGTTTACCACTGGGGGCTACATTGCCGCCCCAGCGATTATTGCGGCGCGATCGCTCGGTCTGCCTGCGGTTCTGCACGAATCTAACGCGCTACCGGGCAAAGTCACTCGCTGGCTAAGCCCCTGGTGCACCACTGTGGCTCTGGGGTTTGAGGCCGCCCGTACTTATTTGCCTAAAGCTAAAACCGTAGTGGTGGGCACTCCTGTGCGGGACGAGTTTCTAACCCCAGAGCCACTCGTTCTCACCGATCCTGCTATTCCTGATGGGGTGCCGCTGATTGTGGTGGTGGGCGGTAGCCAAGGGGCGGTCGCCGTCAACCAGCTGGTGCGAGCCGCCGCCCCAGCCTGGATAGAAGCGGGTGCGTGGATTGTGCACCAAACCGGCAGCAATGACCCCGAAGCCGACAGCTACAGCCATCCTCACTACATTCATCGCCCCTTCTTTAGCGCCATGGCCGCCCTCATGCATCGGGCAACTCTGGCCATCGGGCGCTCTGGGGCGGGCACGCTTACGGAGCTGGCGATCTCTCGCACCCCCTCGATTCTGATTCCGTACCCGTTTGCGGCAGAAGACCACCAGACGGTCAATGCTAAAGCCTTTGTCGATGCCCACGCCGCTCTGATGTTGAACCAAGGCCAGATTGTCGCTCCAGAATTTCAGGCCCTGGTGCTTGATCTGCTGGCAGAGCCGCAACGGCTAGAGTCGATGGCAGCAGCAGCAGGGAGATTAGCCGCTGCTGATAGCGCCACAAAATTAGCCGATTTGATTCAGCAGATTGTGCTGAACCGCTAG
- a CDS encoding SAM hydrolase/SAM-dependent halogenase family protein encodes MPIALLTDFGLQDSYVGVMKGVIATIAPTAQLIDLSHALPPQDLYTARFTLLSAYPYMPPGTIYLVVVDPGVGTQRQAVAVQTSQGIFVGPDNGVLSGVWQSDRSRNQGILNAVELTNVDYWRSPHPSTTFHGRDIFAPAAAHLANGVPLDNLGARIDPQFLINLPLQAPIATAKGWTGAVQYIDHFGNAATTLLASTVTVSDWSVTIGEQTLPGSQTYGDVLPGQGLALVGSHGFVELAVNQGSAQQQFGLTVGDRVELTLHPSPAPCDPA; translated from the coding sequence ATGCCCATCGCCTTACTCACCGATTTCGGCCTTCAAGACAGCTACGTGGGCGTGATGAAAGGCGTCATCGCCACAATAGCTCCCACAGCCCAGCTCATCGATCTCTCCCACGCTCTGCCGCCGCAGGATCTCTATACGGCGCGGTTCACCCTGCTCAGCGCTTATCCCTACATGCCACCGGGCACGATTTACTTAGTAGTGGTCGATCCAGGGGTAGGCACTCAGCGGCAGGCGGTGGCGGTGCAGACTTCTCAGGGCATTTTTGTAGGACCAGACAATGGGGTGCTCAGCGGCGTTTGGCAGAGCGATCGCTCAAGGAATCAAGGCATTTTGAATGCAGTAGAGCTGACGAATGTGGACTACTGGCGATCGCCCCACCCCAGCACCACCTTCCATGGGCGCGACATCTTTGCCCCAGCAGCGGCTCATTTAGCCAACGGCGTGCCGCTAGATAACCTGGGCGCCAGGATCGATCCTCAATTCCTTATCAACCTCCCTTTGCAGGCTCCGATAGCCACAGCCAAGGGATGGACAGGCGCAGTTCAGTACATCGATCACTTCGGCAATGCCGCTACAACTCTCCTAGCCAGCACAGTCACCGTTAGCGACTGGAGCGTAACGATAGGGGAGCAGACGCTTCCAGGCAGCCAGACCTATGGGGACGTTCTTCCTGGGCAAGGGCTAGCGCTGGTGGGCAGCCATGGTTTTGTGGAACTGGCGGTGAACCAGGGCAGCGCCCAACAGCAGTTTGGGCTGACAGTGGGCGATCGCGTTGAGTTGACCCTGCACCCTAGCCCTGCACCGTGCGACCCTGCATAG
- a CDS encoding cation:proton antiporter, producing the protein MELTIAQQPPIDINSAAEAPAVATIPELVIILIILLLIATVVALISQRLRISYVTGLVLAGLPITEVFSRRIGLDPSLVLNLFLPILIFEASINTDISRLRSTFKPIALLAGPGSILSSAIIATLVRFGLGLDWIPALLIGVILANTDTISMIAVFKEVRAPSRLSTIVEGETLFNDAAALISFNLLLVIYATGSLSPVQGIREVLVVTLGGALVGGILGYLSLPIFTRLNDPLSSLLLTVALALGTFQIGQSLGVSGAVAVVITGLVFGNLGLPRSSSASDRITLLSFWEYAGFSVNTFIFLLIGIEINPLMLWEILPSILFVILAYQLGRIVSVYLLLAGLRWFDRPIPMRWQHVLVLGNIKGSLSMALAVAVPLTLTGRDTIIEVVFGAVLFSLVIQGLALPWLVKKLKISHVSELMQETGQLQIQLIAAKAAQSELGSLLKSGVLTKAVYEELWASYQTRVAEAERQLRTLSGQRRSGELGGDRSGLDAIRRRLFLAEKGAVSDALRKRIVPDDLVQPYIKNLDEKLLALEDD; encoded by the coding sequence ATGGAATTGACTATAGCTCAGCAACCACCGATAGATATCAACTCTGCTGCGGAAGCTCCAGCTGTAGCGACCATTCCCGAGCTTGTCATTATCCTAATTATTCTGCTTCTGATCGCAACGGTTGTTGCCCTCATCAGCCAGCGATTACGCATTTCTTACGTGACGGGTTTGGTGCTGGCAGGTTTACCCATTACAGAGGTCTTTTCTCGTCGTATTGGGCTAGACCCGTCATTAGTTCTAAATCTCTTTCTGCCAATTTTAATTTTTGAAGCATCAATCAATACAGATATCAGTCGCCTCCGCAGCACGTTTAAACCGATTGCGCTGCTGGCTGGCCCAGGATCTATTCTTTCTTCGGCAATTATTGCGACTTTAGTAAGGTTTGGATTGGGGCTAGATTGGATTCCGGCCTTGCTGATTGGGGTCATTTTAGCAAACACAGATACTATCTCAATGATTGCGGTCTTCAAAGAGGTTCGCGCACCTTCTCGACTGAGTACTATCGTGGAGGGAGAAACGCTGTTTAACGACGCAGCCGCTTTAATCTCATTTAATTTACTCTTGGTCATCTACGCGACGGGTTCTCTTTCCCCCGTGCAAGGCATCCGAGAGGTGCTTGTCGTTACCTTGGGTGGAGCACTAGTCGGAGGCATCTTAGGCTATTTGAGCCTGCCAATATTTACCCGTTTAAATGACCCCTTAAGCAGCCTACTATTAACCGTTGCACTAGCCTTGGGTACGTTCCAGATTGGTCAATCTTTGGGAGTGTCAGGCGCAGTAGCCGTAGTTATTACAGGGCTTGTTTTTGGCAATCTTGGCCTGCCGCGCAGTTCGTCAGCCTCGGATCGCATCACGTTGCTGAGCTTTTGGGAATACGCTGGCTTTAGTGTTAACACATTTATTTTTCTGCTCATCGGTATTGAAATTAACCCGTTGATGCTATGGGAAATTTTACCCTCTATCTTGTTCGTTATTTTGGCCTATCAGCTAGGGCGAATTGTTTCGGTTTACTTATTGTTGGCGGGCCTGCGCTGGTTCGATCGCCCTATTCCTATGCGCTGGCAACATGTATTAGTTTTAGGAAATATTAAAGGCTCACTCTCAATGGCGCTAGCCGTTGCAGTTCCCTTAACCCTCACTGGGCGAGACACAATCATTGAGGTTGTATTTGGTGCTGTTCTATTTTCTCTAGTGATTCAGGGGTTAGCTTTGCCTTGGCTGGTCAAGAAGCTCAAGATTAGCCATGTTTCTGAGCTGATGCAGGAGACGGGGCAGTTACAAATTCAGTTGATTGCTGCTAAAGCAGCGCAATCGGAACTAGGAAGTTTATTAAAGTCAGGTGTGTTAACTAAAGCTGTTTATGAAGAGCTTTGGGCTTCATATCAAACACGTGTTGCAGAGGCTGAGAGGCAGCTGCGTACGCTGTCTGGTCAACGGCGATCGGGTGAATTAGGCGGCGATCGCAGTGGGTTAGATGCTATTCGACGACGACTGTTTTTGGCAGAAAAAGGAGCGGTTAGCGATGCGCTCCGCAAACGAATCGTTCCGGACGATTTAGTGCAGCCATATATCAAGAATCTGGATGAAAAACTTCTGGCTTTAGAAGACGACTAG
- a CDS encoding DUF1643 domain-containing protein has protein sequence MERSATFDPTGRYRYSLGRRWSAGPTLAIIMLNPSQADSSVDDPTIRRCIGLAQGWGFGAIAVVNLFAYRSPHPKTLRQAKDPIGPENDAALSTAEHQADQILLAWGNWGNWLGRDRTVLTLLTPFHPQCRCLGHNRTGQPRHPLYVPRFTALQAWASPQPDELKTVSPLNF, from the coding sequence ATGGAACGTTCGGCCACCTTTGACCCCACGGGTCGCTACCGATACAGCCTCGGGCGGCGGTGGAGCGCGGGCCCCACCCTAGCCATCATCATGCTCAACCCCAGCCAGGCCGACAGTAGCGTAGACGACCCCACTATTCGTCGCTGCATTGGCTTAGCCCAAGGCTGGGGCTTTGGGGCGATCGCTGTAGTCAACCTATTCGCCTACCGCAGCCCTCACCCCAAGACCCTACGCCAAGCCAAGGATCCCATCGGCCCTGAGAACGATGCCGCTCTGAGCACAGCCGAGCATCAGGCCGACCAGATTTTGCTGGCCTGGGGAAACTGGGGGAACTGGTTAGGGCGCGATCGCACCGTCCTCACCCTGCTAACCCCCTTTCACCCTCAGTGCCGCTGCCTAGGCCACAACCGCACCGGCCAACCCCGCCATCCCCTCTATGTACCCCGTTTTACAGCCCTACAAGCCTGGGCCTCTCCACAGCCAGACGAACTTAAAACTGTCTCGCCCCTCAATTTCTAG
- a CDS encoding nuclear transport factor 2 family protein: protein MANSAVRRWSLGIVSMAAVLWGAGAFAPGTQANTPVLAQAAPAEVQQLLTGLETAASSRNLDAVMAFYSEGFDSDTGFDYAQLRQTLETLWQQYPDLTYDVELLSWQANGPGSYTVETRTTATGTQTRPDRTLTLSADTTSRQRLENGKIAYQEILSETSRLASGDNPPTLQVQLPTTLTPGQSYSFDTIVVEPLEGRSLMGVAVEEGVTAEDFFAPRPVVFDILSSGGLYKVGTAAAEPDSRWASTVVIREDGMVVETRRLRVE, encoded by the coding sequence GTGGCTAACTCGGCAGTGCGGCGGTGGAGTCTAGGAATCGTGTCGATGGCGGCGGTGCTATGGGGCGCTGGGGCATTTGCTCCAGGTACCCAGGCGAACACGCCAGTCTTAGCCCAGGCGGCCCCCGCTGAGGTGCAGCAGCTGTTAACCGGTTTAGAGACGGCGGCAAGCAGTCGCAACCTCGATGCCGTGATGGCCTTTTACAGCGAGGGCTTTGACAGCGACACCGGATTTGACTATGCCCAGCTGCGCCAAACCCTCGAAACCCTTTGGCAGCAGTATCCCGACCTCACCTACGACGTTGAGCTGCTGAGCTGGCAGGCCAATGGGCCCGGTAGCTACACCGTCGAAACCCGCACCACTGCCACCGGCACCCAAACGCGCCCCGATCGCACCCTCACTCTCTCCGCCGATACCACTTCGCGCCAGCGCCTAGAGAATGGGAAGATTGCCTACCAAGAAATCCTGAGCGAGACCAGCCGCCTGGCGTCGGGCGACAACCCGCCCACCCTGCAAGTGCAGCTACCCACTACCCTTACCCCAGGCCAGTCCTACAGCTTTGACACGATTGTGGTGGAGCCGCTGGAAGGGCGATCGCTGATGGGCGTTGCCGTCGAAGAAGGCGTGACCGCCGAAGACTTTTTTGCGCCGCGCCCGGTAGTGTTTGACATTCTTAGTTCTGGCGGGCTTTACAAAGTTGGCACCGCCGCCGCCGAGCCCGACAGTCGCTGGGCATCGACGGTGGTCATTCGCGAAGACGGCATGGTTGTTGAAACTCGCCGCCTGCGTGTTGAGTAG
- a CDS encoding potassium channel family protein, translating into MYVIIGGAGLIGSTLAQRLVKLGHTVAIIDINPIACTYAREQLGVMAFEGSAVSTEVLTEAGIHQANIVCAALRHDALNLAIVSLARHYRVPHIISRLRHRDFEHPLRHAGANRIISTVDLAVSTMVNAAEYPQIESMMHFEQGQIEVLKLTISENCSVVNHSIAEIAQDERFPKSSLIIGYQPHTHMDLVVPNGTTVLEPNSKILVVTKPDNLHALIDFIQPFLEPLDVSTELDKQ; encoded by the coding sequence ATGTATGTAATCATTGGTGGAGCTGGGCTGATTGGCTCAACTTTGGCTCAACGTTTGGTCAAGCTGGGCCATACCGTTGCCATAATCGACATTAATCCAATTGCCTGCACCTATGCTAGAGAGCAACTAGGGGTTATGGCTTTTGAAGGTAGTGCAGTTAGCACAGAAGTTCTAACTGAAGCTGGAATTCACCAAGCCAATATTGTCTGCGCGGCCCTACGCCACGATGCGCTCAATCTGGCTATTGTTTCCCTAGCTAGGCATTACCGAGTTCCGCATATTATCTCTCGCCTGCGACACCGTGATTTTGAACATCCTCTGCGCCATGCCGGTGCCAATCGGATTATTAGCACTGTGGATTTAGCTGTATCGACGATGGTTAACGCAGCTGAATATCCACAAATTGAATCGATGATGCACTTTGAACAAGGGCAAATAGAAGTATTGAAGTTGACTATTTCTGAGAACTGTAGCGTAGTCAATCACAGCATTGCCGAAATTGCCCAGGATGAACGATTCCCTAAGAGTTCGCTGATCATTGGTTATCAGCCTCATACTCATATGGATCTAGTCGTGCCAAATGGTACTACGGTGCTAGAGCCAAATTCTAAGATTTTGGTTGTTACAAAACCAGATAACCTACATGCGCTAATCGACTTTATTCAACCATTTTTAGAGCCACTTGATGTTTCAACCGAGCTAGATAAGCAGTAA
- a CDS encoding DUF1997 domain-containing protein, protein MKEFHASQTLRLRVPNEAIPIEHYLRQPQRLVKAITDPRRIEVLGDGLYRLSLRPLQFFGISIEPTADLRVWSLADGTLRLESVACRVKGPEYLSFVNDSFGMALQGTLTPQRQATYTELQGQAELQIHLELPPPIRFLPASVLDRTGKTFLSGILGTIKHRIERQLVEDYRAWVATTHRQPQGNAQGAMQGRTVQG, encoded by the coding sequence ATGAAAGAATTCCACGCCAGCCAAACCCTGCGCCTGCGGGTGCCCAACGAGGCGATCCCCATTGAGCACTACCTGCGGCAGCCCCAGCGCTTAGTAAAGGCGATTACCGACCCGCGCCGCATTGAGGTGCTGGGCGATGGCCTGTATCGGCTGAGCCTGCGACCCCTACAGTTCTTTGGCATCAGCATTGAGCCTACCGCCGACCTGCGGGTTTGGAGCCTGGCCGACGGCACCTTGCGGCTAGAATCGGTGGCCTGCCGAGTCAAAGGCCCTGAATATCTCAGCTTTGTGAATGACTCCTTTGGCATGGCCTTGCAGGGCACCCTCACGCCCCAGCGTCAGGCTACCTACACCGAACTCCAAGGCCAAGCCGAACTGCAAATTCATCTAGAACTGCCGCCCCCGATTCGCTTTCTGCCAGCCTCGGTGCTCGATCGCACTGGTAAGACCTTTTTGAGCGGTATTCTCGGCACCATCAAGCATCGTATCGAGCGGCAGCTGGTGGAAGACTACCGCGCCTGGGTAGCCACAACCCACCGCCAGCCCCAGGGCAACGCTCAGGGAGCTATGCAGGGTCGCACGGTGCAGGGCTAG
- a CDS encoding TIGR04376 family protein encodes MGIFEDLSKFLETRLDEFLKANPHLELWGLEDQLRGQEQDAIHLLGDLKRREKQLEDSILSTAQDIQRWHSRIQNAQAANRLDLVKAAQEREAALLRQGNQYWGQMKGVKEQIEQTRNLQKEIHDRRRELKAKIAETQAQRSAQRTTSWDTGWAKPPFEDFGRNTMDPVEESFQRWETEQELEELKRNMGR; translated from the coding sequence ATGGGCATTTTTGAAGACCTGAGCAAATTTCTTGAAACCCGACTCGATGAGTTTCTCAAAGCTAACCCCCACCTAGAGCTATGGGGCTTAGAAGACCAATTGCGGGGCCAAGAGCAAGATGCCATTCACCTGCTGGGCGACCTCAAGCGCCGCGAAAAGCAGCTCGAAGACAGCATTCTCTCGACAGCCCAAGACATTCAACGTTGGCATAGCCGCATTCAAAACGCCCAGGCCGCGAACCGCCTTGACTTGGTCAAAGCTGCCCAAGAGCGTGAGGCGGCCCTGCTGCGCCAGGGCAACCAATACTGGGGCCAGATGAAAGGCGTCAAAGAACAGATTGAGCAAACCCGCAACCTGCAAAAAGAAATTCACGATCGCCGCCGCGAACTCAAAGCCAAAATCGCCGAAACTCAAGCTCAACGATCCGCTCAGCGCACCACCAGTTGGGATACAGGCTGGGCCAAGCCCCCCTTTGAAGACTTTGGCCGTAACACAATGGATCCAGTAGAGGAATCGTTCCAGCGGTGGGAGACGGAGCAGGAGCTGGAGGAGCTGAAGCGGAATATGGGGAGGTAG
- a CDS encoding MFS transporter, with protein sequence MTIFSTFSPAVRNNLIVLFAAGLCFWAGLAGLLPTLPLFIETLGGSGQQIGIVMASFAVGLLAARPYLSRLADERGRKVVMIVGLGAIAIAPFGYLLVQFLPRAIVPLSLAGYNITLDSSILAMMGIRAFHGLSIAAFVVAYSALVLDLAPPANRGELIGYMTLVNPTGLALGPALGGFLYEATGFTTAFLVMGLLGMVGLVLVARLHEPYQPPSTVENAGSQEFWGQLWSGRVRTPAIILLLVGLAFGTLSTFVPLYVREAGLDLNVGLIYTASALASFMSRLIAGRASDRYGRGRFITASLLIYSLGMAMFWLARSAPMFLLAGFVQGFAGGTLIPMIAALMGDRSSPSDRGRTFGLAMVGFDVGIALAGPIFGTIADQLGYRGIFGLSGVMTMVGLVVFATANSKDLAHSLRFALGHGRDVYAIDLPNPSSSNAG encoded by the coding sequence TTGACTATTTTCTCAACATTTAGCCCAGCAGTGCGCAACAACCTGATAGTGCTGTTTGCGGCGGGGCTGTGTTTTTGGGCGGGGTTAGCAGGTTTACTGCCAACGCTACCGCTATTTATTGAAACTCTGGGGGGCAGCGGCCAGCAGATTGGCATCGTGATGGCATCTTTTGCCGTGGGGTTGCTAGCGGCTCGGCCCTACCTGTCGCGCCTGGCCGACGAGCGAGGCCGCAAGGTGGTGATGATAGTGGGATTGGGAGCGATCGCGATCGCCCCCTTTGGCTACCTGCTAGTGCAGTTTCTGCCCCGTGCGATCGTGCCGCTGTCGCTGGCAGGGTACAACATCACATTGGACAGCTCGATTCTGGCCATGATGGGCATTCGCGCCTTCCACGGGTTGAGCATTGCCGCTTTTGTGGTGGCCTACAGCGCCCTGGTGCTAGATCTAGCTCCCCCTGCGAACCGAGGTGAGCTGATTGGTTACATGACCCTAGTCAACCCTACTGGTCTGGCCCTGGGGCCTGCCCTTGGCGGCTTTCTCTACGAGGCGACGGGGTTTACTACCGCGTTTTTGGTGATGGGGCTGCTGGGTATGGTCGGTTTAGTGCTGGTGGCGCGGCTACATGAGCCCTACCAACCGCCCAGCACTGTAGAAAATGCTGGCTCGCAGGAGTTTTGGGGTCAGCTGTGGAGCGGGCGAGTGCGCACCCCGGCAATCATTTTGCTGCTGGTAGGGCTGGCCTTTGGCACCCTGAGTACCTTTGTGCCCCTCTACGTGCGGGAAGCAGGCCTGGATTTGAATGTGGGCCTAATCTACACCGCTTCAGCCCTGGCAAGCTTTATGTCGCGTCTCATTGCTGGTCGGGCCTCCGATCGCTACGGACGGGGGCGATTTATCACTGCCAGCCTGCTGATCTACAGTTTGGGCATGGCCATGTTTTGGCTGGCTCGCAGCGCGCCAATGTTCTTGCTAGCAGGGTTTGTTCAGGGGTTTGCGGGCGGCACCCTGATTCCAATGATTGCGGCACTGATGGGCGATCGCTCTAGCCCGAGCGATCGTGGTCGCACCTTTGGCCTAGCCATGGTCGGCTTTGACGTGGGTATTGCCCTGGCTGGCCCCATCTTTGGCACCATCGCCGACCAGCTTGGCTATAGAGGAATTTTTGGCCTATCTGGGGTGATGACGATGGTGGGCCTGGTGGTTTTTGCCACCGCCAACAGCAAAGACCTGGCCCACTCCCTCAGGTTTGCCCTAGGGCATGGCCGAGATGTCTATGCGATCGACCTACCCAATCCCAGTTCCAGCAACGCCGGATAG
- a CDS encoding DUF4112 domain-containing protein yields the protein MNIVDTAAQLRNLNRIRRISRLMDTAFKIPVLGIKVGWDPVLGLVPGLGDLIATAVSAYIIVLAARFRLPRSILAQMVLNIGLEAVVGTVPLVGDLFDAFYKSNVRNLKLLEAHLQGQSTALEEADSLNLNSVQDGEIYT from the coding sequence ATGAATATCGTTGACACCGCCGCCCAACTCAGAAACTTAAACCGCATCCGTCGCATCAGCCGACTGATGGACACGGCCTTCAAAATCCCCGTTTTGGGAATAAAAGTAGGCTGGGATCCGGTGCTTGGGTTGGTACCTGGGCTAGGTGATTTGATTGCTACTGCAGTGTCGGCCTATATCATTGTTTTGGCGGCCCGATTTCGCTTGCCTAGAAGCATTTTGGCGCAGATGGTCTTGAATATCGGCCTAGAAGCCGTAGTCGGGACCGTGCCGCTGGTGGGGGATTTGTTTGACGCCTTCTACAAGTCAAACGTGCGGAACCTAAAGCTGTTAGAAGCTCACCTGCAAGGCCAATCAACCGCGCTAGAAGAGGCAGACAGCCTCAACTTAAACAGCGTCCAAGATGGTGAGATCTACACATAG
- a CDS encoding cupin, translating into MANHNWLVADDGTYKSFGNPETIEPGRYYRLYRFLTELEDILDIFHDDISRLEAITPLVRKLLVSSYWLQMEYNTPDPRTSWSVNFLYREHQFPITVQMVAWLPGHASTIHNHGAWGIVALLGGQERNRFWRRAPQSNSPDQLELVDEIVLNPGDIVALTANAIHSIEPLGDEPTVSFNLYGAINSSDRYEFDLENHTAKPF; encoded by the coding sequence ATGGCCAACCACAACTGGCTAGTTGCCGATGACGGCACCTATAAATCCTTCGGCAACCCCGAAACGATAGAGCCAGGGCGTTACTATCGCCTCTACCGGTTTCTCACCGAGCTAGAAGACATTCTCGACATCTTCCACGACGACATCAGTCGGCTAGAGGCGATCACGCCCCTGGTGCGCAAGCTCTTGGTCAGCTCTTACTGGCTGCAGATGGAGTACAACACTCCCGACCCCAGAACTAGTTGGAGCGTCAACTTTCTCTACCGCGAGCACCAATTCCCGATTACGGTGCAGATGGTGGCCTGGTTGCCGGGGCACGCCTCCACCATTCACAACCACGGAGCCTGGGGAATTGTCGCGCTACTGGGCGGCCAAGAGCGCAACCGCTTCTGGCGACGCGCCCCTCAATCCAACTCCCCCGACCAGCTAGAGCTAGTCGATGAAATCGTTCTTAACCCCGGCGATATTGTGGCCCTCACCGCCAACGCCATTCACAGCATCGAACCCCTAGGCGACGAGCCCACCGTGTCGTTTAACCTATACGGGGCAATAAATTCTAGCGATCGCTACGAATTTGACCTAGAAAATCACACAGCAAAACCGTTCTAG
- the moaC gene encoding cyclic pyranopterin monophosphate synthase MoaC — protein sequence MTKNPLASAALTHLDAQGQAHMVDVAAKAQTVREAVAVATVVMQPETLSTIEAGNAPKGDVLATARIAGIMAAKQTAHLIPLCHPLPIQKVEVQITPDAALPGYQIQATVKIKAETGVEMEALTAASVAALTLYDMAKGLEKSIEIRNIRLLKKTGGKSGAYEAKA from the coding sequence ATGACAAAAAATCCTTTGGCTTCGGCGGCACTCACCCATCTCGATGCCCAGGGCCAAGCCCACATGGTGGATGTGGCCGCTAAAGCTCAGACGGTGCGCGAGGCCGTCGCCGTCGCTACCGTTGTCATGCAGCCCGAGACCCTGTCCACCATAGAGGCGGGTAACGCCCCCAAGGGCGACGTACTGGCCACTGCTCGCATCGCTGGCATTATGGCGGCCAAGCAGACCGCTCACCTGATTCCCCTCTGCCACCCTTTGCCGATTCAAAAGGTGGAGGTGCAGATCACCCCCGATGCAGCGCTGCCTGGTTACCAAATCCAGGCCACGGTCAAAATTAAGGCCGAAACCGGGGTCGAGATGGAGGCCCTCACTGCCGCCAGCGTTGCCGCCCTCACCCTCTACGACATGGCTAAGGGGCTGGAAAAATCTATTGAGATCCGCAATATTCGCCTGCTGAAGAAAACCGGAGGCAAATCGGGCGCCTACGAAGCGAAAGCGTAA
- a CDS encoding rhomboid family intramembrane serine protease: MDDADLQAKLKKLEAELNTAAPPATRHSTDKPAPAPQPWMQRLKGNALLPVYLVAIPWAQEMIDQVVFGGRWNLPLHPRSIEGIPGIFLSAISHSGFAHLIGNTIGFLIFSWLILAKSRRDYWITLLVGWLGGGVVAWLLGPSSVHGLSGVVYTLFGYLLCIGWLERRVVPLLISMFVLINYSYFIFGMFPTQPMVAWWGHLFGFLLGIVAAYGVYQEPGRQR; this comes from the coding sequence TTGGACGACGCAGATCTACAGGCCAAACTCAAAAAGCTAGAGGCAGAACTCAACACCGCTGCGCCTCCAGCTACCCGACACTCCACCGACAAACCAGCCCCAGCACCCCAGCCTTGGATGCAACGGCTAAAGGGCAACGCGCTGTTGCCGGTGTATCTTGTGGCCATTCCTTGGGCGCAGGAGATGATTGATCAGGTGGTGTTTGGTGGTCGATGGAATCTGCCTCTGCACCCCCGCAGCATTGAGGGCATACCAGGCATTTTTTTGTCGGCCATCTCTCACTCGGGGTTTGCCCACCTGATTGGCAACACCATCGGATTCCTCATTTTTAGCTGGTTGATTTTGGCCAAAAGCCGTCGCGACTACTGGATTACCCTGCTGGTGGGCTGGCTAGGAGGTGGCGTGGTGGCCTGGCTGCTCGGCCCCAGCAGCGTGCATGGGTTGAGTGGCGTGGTGTACACCCTGTTTGGCTATTTGCTCTGCATTGGCTGGCTGGAGCGTCGGGTAGTGCCGCTGCTGATTTCGATGTTTGTGCTGATTAACTACAGCTATTTTATTTTTGGCATGTTCCCAACTCAGCCGATGGTGGCCTGGTGGGGGCATTTGTTTGGCTTTCTGCTGGGGATTGTGGCGGCTTACGGGGTGTATCAGGAGCCGGGGCGGCAGAGGTAG